A segment of the Paracoccus suum genome:
CGCGACCCTGCCGGGCGGCCGGGGCCTCGGCGAGCCACTGCGGCTGATGATCGATCTGCCGAATGACGCCGCCGTGATCGACCTGTTTGCCTGGCGCGAGGGCGACATGCATCTGGTCGCATCCACGGCCGGCGACGGCTTTATCGTCGGCGCGGCGGACATCCTCGCCCAGACCAAGGCCGGCAAGCAGGTGCTGAACGGCGTTGCCTTGCTGCGCCGCAGGGTCGAGGGCGATCACATCGCCACCATCGGCCAGAACCGCAAGATGCTGGTCTTTCCGCTGTCGGAGTTACCCGAGATGGCGCGCGGCAAGGGCGTGCGCCTGCAGCGATTCAAGGACGGCGGGCTGTCGGATGCGACCTGCCTCACGCTGTCGGTCGGGCTGTCATGGAAGGACCCCGCGGGCCGCACGCGGACCGAGGCGGACCTGTCCGAATGGCTGGGCGCCCGTGCTTCGGCGGGGCGCATGGCGCCCCGCGGCTTTCCGCGCGACAACCGCTTCAACTGACCCGCCGGCCGCGCCCCGCCCTTGGCGGGCTATCGAGCGCGGCCCTTGTCACGGACGGGCAGGGGCCCTAGATAGCGGAGGCTACGTTTTCTGCTTTTGCCTCTCCTCCACCGGAACCGAGACTGCGATTGTTAGCGACCGGGCCGGGCCATCACGCTTCTGTGGATGGCGATTCTTGAGGAGGTATCACGATGGCCAATGGCACCGTGAAATGGTTCAACGCCACCAAAGGCTTCGGCTTCATCGAGCCGGAAGGCGGGAAGCGCGACGTGTTCCTGCACATCTCGGCCGTCGAGCGCGCCGGCCTGCAGCCGCCGCGTGACGGCCAGGCTGTCAGCTACGACATCGAAGCCGGCCGTGACGGCCGCGAGTCGGCGACCAACCTGCGCTACGTCTGATTTTTCGGACTTTGTGACCAAGAGGGCCGTCCCATAAGGGGCGGCCATTTTCGTTTGAGCGTGGCGCAGGGGGTGGAAATTATCGCCCAGGGTTAGCCGGCAGCGCCGTGGAAGACTGCCTCGATATTGTTGCCTTCAGGGTCGAGGATAAAAGCCCCGTAATATCCGGGATGATACTGCGGGCGGAGGCCGGGCGCGCCGTTGTCCTTCCCGCCAGCCGCGATCGCCGCGGCATAGAATGCATCGACCCCCGCCTGATCTCTCGCGGCAAAGGCCACATGGATACTATGCGAAGCGGCCCTGCCGGTTCCGATCCAGAAGAACGGATTGTCGCCCTCGCCATAGCCGAGGTGCGCGCCGTGTCCGCCGGTCATCTCCTCAGTTACCTCCATGAGGCAGGTGATGCCGAGGGGGGCAAGCGCTTTTTCATAGAAACTGCGCGCGGCAGGGAGGTCGACGACGGTTAGCCCAATATGATCGATCACGTTGCTGCTTCCTTTCCTGGGGAATGGAGGCAGTATCGAGCAGGCCTCCTGACAAATCGAGTCAGCAGCCGCTCTCTACTTGCAACGTCTGGGTCGACTGAAGCGTCCTGGTCAAAGCGTCCCGGTCAAAGCGGGCCATTCCATAGCAAAAGGCCGCCCCGAGGGGCGGCCCTTCAGTCTCTTTGTCAGTCCTAGTCTCAGGCGAGGATCTTGGAGACGACGCCGGCGCCGACGGTGCGGCCGCCTTCGCGGATCGCGAAGCGCAGCTTTTCTTCCATCGCGATCGGCGCAATCAGCTCGACCTCGAACTTCAGGTTGTCGCCCGGCATCACCATCTCGGTGCCTTCCGGCAGGTTCACGGTCCCGGTCACGTCGGTCGTGCGGAAGTAGAACTGCGGCCGGTAGTTGGCAAAGAACGGCGTGTGACGGCCACCCTCTTCCTTGGTCAGGATATAGGCCTCGGCCTCGAACTTGGTGTGCGGCTTGACCGAGCCCGGCTTGCACAGCACCTGGCCGCGCTCGACGCCGTCACGGTCCACGCCGCGCAGCAGCGCGCCGACGTTGTCGCCAGCCTCGCCCCGGTCCAGCAGCTTGCGGAACATCTCGACGCCCGTGCAGGTCGTCTTCTTGGTGTCCCGGATGCCGACGATTTCCAGTTCGTCGCCGACGTTCACCGCACCGCGCTCGATCCGGCCCGTCACCACCGTGCCGCGGCCCGAGATCGAGAACACGTCCTCGATCGGCAGCAGGAACGGCTGGTCGACCGCACGCTCGGGGGTTGGGATGTAGCTGTCGACCGCCTCGATCAGCGCCTTGATGCTGTTCTCGCCGATCTCGGGATCACGGCCTTCCAGCGCCGCAAGCGCCGAGCCCTTGATGATCGGGATATCGTCGCCCGGGTAGTCGTAGGACGACAGCAGCTCGCGCACTTCCATCTCGACCAGTTCGAGCAGTTCCTCGTCATCCACCTGGTCGACCTTGTTGAGGTAGACCACCATGTACGGGATGCCGACCTGGCGGCCGAGCAGGATGTGCTCGCGGGTCTGCGGCATCGGGCCGTCGGCCGCGTTCACCACAAGGATCGCGCCGTCCATCTGCGCGGCGCCGGTGATCATGTTCTTCACATAGTCAGCGTGGCCGGGGCAGTCGACATGGGCGTAGTGCCGGTTGGGCGATTCGTATTCCACATGCGCGGTCGAGATCGTGATCCCGCGCGCCTTCTCCTCCGGCGCGCCGTCGATCTGGTCATAAGCCCGGAACTCGCCGAAATACTTCGTGATCGCAGCCGTCAGCGTCGTCTTGCCGTGGTCAACGTGACCAATCGTCCCGATGTTCACGTGCGGTTTGTTACGCTCGAATTTTGCCTTCGCCATGATGTCTCCAGATCGGCAGGTCGGCGGCGCAGCCCAGATGCACGCCCCGAGGTCATCGCATCGCGGCGATCTAAAGGCGCAGCAGCAGGAAATCAAGGGCGGCGCGGGGCCTGGTCTGCAATGCGGAACTCCGGCGCTCGACATTACGTTCAGCCCCCGGGAAGCTGTGCCGCCGCGCCTTTGCGGCAGGACAAGGAGATATCGCATGAGCCTGATGAAAACCCTCGCCCGCGTTGCGGCTGGTGTGATCCTTGCCAAGGGGATTGGCGGGATGATGCAGCAACAGGCCCGGCAGCAGACACCGCAGGGTGGCCGCCCGCGCACAACGGGTGGCGGCATCCTGGGCGATCTTCTGGGCCAGTCGCAGCGCGGCGGACAGACGGCATCGGCGCAGGGGCGCGGCGGCCTCGGGGATATCCTCGGCCAGGTACTCGGGGGTCAGCCGGCCGGCGGCGCCGGTACCGGCCGCCGCTATGGCGGGCCGAACACCCAGGGCGCCAGCGGGGGCCTCGGTGGCATGCTTGACCAGATGACCCGCAACAGCGGCACCACGCGCACGGCCAGCACCGGGGGCGGCGGCTTTGGCGATCTGCTTGGCGGGCTTGCCGGCGGCGCTGCTGCGGGCGGCCTTGGCGGGGTGTTGGGCGATCTGCTCGGCGGCGGCAACGCCCGCACGACGCAGGCGGGCGGGCTAGCGCGTCAGGGCGCCCAGGACCGCAACGACGCCTCGTTCGGCGAAGTCTTCAATGATGCCATGGTGCGCCAGGACGAGCCCGAAATTGCCCCGACGCCCGAACAAAACGCTGTCGCCGGGCTGATGCTGAAGGCGATGCTGCAGGCGGCCAAATCGGACGGCAAGATCGACGAGCAGGAAAAGCAGCGCCTGATGGGCCAGGTCGGCGATCTGGGTGAGGACGAAAAGCAGTTCATCCGCGAGCAGATGGCCGCCCCCGTGGACGCTGCCGCCTTGGCTCGTGAAGTCCCCAAGGGGTTGGAGGAGCAGGTCTACCTGATGTCGCTGATGGCCATCGACTTCGACAACGAGCGCGAGGCCCAATACCTGCACGCCCTCGCCGACGCGATGAGCCTCGACCAGCAGAAGGTGAACGCGATCCACCAGCAGGTGGGCGTGCAGAACCTTTACGCCTGACGTGCAAGAGGGCGGCGATCTTTCGCCGCCCACACGTACCGCCTTCCGCTTTGTCTGGAAAACGTGCACCATTCCCCACGGTTACGCACACCAGCCCGGAGGCAATCATGCGTCTTTCCCTGATTACTGCCGCAGTGTTGTCGCTTACGCCCCTCGCGGCGCAGGCGGCTGAAGATACGCCCGAGCAGCTGGCGCTCGAGGCTCGACATGGCTTCATGCTGATGCTCGGGGCGAACATGGGCGTGCTGGCCGGTACCGCGAAGGGCGAGATTCCCTATGACGAGGCCGCGGTCGTCCACGCGGCGACCAATATCGAGGCGCTGACGCATTACGATGTTGCCATGCATTTCATTCCCGGCACCGCCGAGGGCGAAATCGACGACAGCGAGGCGCTGCCCAAGATCTGGACCGACATGGCCGGCTTTGCCGACAAGTACAAAGGGCTGGTGACGGCCGCCGCCGGCGCCCCCGACGCAGTCAAAGGCGGTCAGGAGCAGGTTGCCGCCGTCGTCCAGAAGCTGGGCGGGGCGTGCAAGGCGTGCCATGACGAATACCGTAAGGACTGATCGCGACCCGGCAGGGGGAGCGCTCCCTGCCGGGGTCGAACGGCTGCAGATTTGGGACCCGGCGTTGCGCGCGGTCCATTGGGCGCTTGCACTGCTGGTGACGGCGACTTGGCTGCTGGCCCAGTTTGGACCGGCCAAGATGACGCTGCATTTCTGGTTCGGCTACGCGATCATAGCCTTGCTGGCCTTTCGCCTGGTCTGGGGGCTGATCGGCCCACGCCACGCGCGTTTCAGTCGGTTGATCCATGGCCCGCGGGCGACGCTGGAGTATATCCGCGGATTCGCCAGGCGGGTGCCCAGCTACTGGCGGGGACACAACCCGATGGGCGGCTGGTCGGTCGTCGCCATGCTGGCATTGCTGGTGATGCAGGTGGCGACCGGGTTGGTCAGCGATCCGGATGACTTCATCAATGTCGGCCCGCTCGCGTCCGAGGTCTCGCGCGCGACCTCGCGCAAAGCGTTGTCGCTGCATCACCTGGGCGGGACGCTGATCCTGCTGCTGGTGCTGCTGCACGTTGGCATGATCCTCTATTACCGCCTGTGGAAGCGCGAGGACCTGATCCGGCCGATGATCACCGGCTGGAAGCTGGTGCGCCGCCGCTGAAGCGCTGCGTGCATAGAAAGGGGCGGCCCCGCGCGGAACCGCCCCTTTTCATTTAACCGTCGTGTTTACATCGCGGCCTTGTTGATCCCGCCCTTGACGGCCAGTTTGGTCATCGTCTCGTAACCCTCGTAGGTCGAGGCAGTGCATTCGTCTAAAACCTTCACGTCGTCACTGAACCCCAGGCGCTTGGCCCAGGCTTTCAGCGTGCCGTAGCCGGTGATGGCGTAATGGGCCATCCGCTGATACTGGCCAATGATGGCCGCGTCCTGCGTGTCCTCGTCGGCGAACTTGGCCTCCAGCCCGTGCTTGCGCGCCTCTGCCACCAGACCCTCCATGCCCTTGCAGTGCTCGCCCGCAGCGTCCGTGCCATGCGCCTTGCACAGCTTTTCCATCGCCGCCATGCCGTCGCGGGTGCCCGCAACGCCAGCGGTCAGAGCCTTTTGCAGGTCAGGATTCTTGGCGGCCTTGGCCATTTCCTCGGTCACCGGGACGGCCTGCTTGCAGGCGCTGTAGAGGTCCTTGAGGCCGTCGAGATAAAGGTCTTCGAGGTTCTTGATGGTGTCGGACATGTCTCGTCTCCGTTGCATGACAGGTTGGGGTGGCAACGCCCGCCCGGGCCGAGTGTTCCACGAATGTCCCTTGTCCCGTCGCGGCGGACGGCGGCTTGACAACCGCGGCGTCCAGGGCTTGCCTGCGCGGTCTGAAACCCTGTCCTGGTGCGCCCCATGTTCCGCTGGTTCGAGCGTCGGCTCGACCCCTATCCCGCTGACGAGCCATCGCTGCCGCCGCGCAGCCTGGTCGGCTTTTGCATGCATTACAGCCGCGGGGCATGGCCCTGGTTGCTCGCCATGGCAACGGCGGCGATGAGCTTTGCGCTGATCGAGGTCTCTCTCTTTGCCTATATCGGCCGGCTGGTCGACGGCATGGAGGGCGGCGATCCGGCCCGCTTCTGGCAGATCGAGGGCCGCGGCTTTGTCTTCATGGCGGCAGTGGTCGTTATCGGCCTGCCGTTGATCGAGTTGTTCGCCTCGCTGATCATGCACCAGACGCTGATCGGAAACTTTCCCCAGCGCATCCGCTGGCAGGCGCACCGCTACTTGTTGCGCCAATCGATGAGCTATTTTCAGGACGAGTTCGCGGGACGGATCGCCACCAAGCTGCTGCAGACATCGCTCGCCGTGCGTGAGGTGGTGATGAAGCTGATGGACGTGGCGGTCTACGTTGTCGCCTATTTCGTCGGCGCCGTCGTGCTTGCCCTGTCAAACGACTGGCGCCTCGCGGTGCCGTTCCTCGTCTGGGGTGTGCTCTACAGCACGCTGCTGTTCGTCGTGATTCCCCGCCTCGGGCGCGTTGCGCAGCAGCAGTCGGACGCCCGCTCGGTCATGACCGGGCGTATCGTTGACAGCTACACCAACATCACCACGGTCAAGCTGTTCAGCCATGCGCAGCGCGAGGAAACCTATGTCCGCGAGGGCATGGATGGATTCCTGCAGACCGTCTACGGCCAGATGCGGCTTGTGACGGTGCTGAACGTGTCGCTGACGGTCTTGAACGCCGGGCTGTGGCTGGGTGTGGTCGGCATCGGCATCCGGCTGTGGACATCGGGCCAGATCGCGGCGGGGGCCGTTGCGGCCGCCGTGCCGCTGGCAATGCGCTTTAACGGCATGAGCCAGTGGATCATGTGGGAAATGTCGGCCCTGTTCGAGAATATCGGGACCGTTCGCGACGGAATCGGCAGCCTGGCACTGCCGCGCACCGTCGTAGACCGCCCTGAGGCGGTGCCGCTGGTCGCCGATCACGGCGCGGTCGCGTTCGAGGGCGTGACCTTCCGCTATGACGCCGGCGAGGATGGGCCAGAGGACGCGCGCCGCCCCGCCGTGATCGACAACCTGACGCTGCGCGTCGCCCCGGGTGAAAAGATCGGCCTGGTCGGCGTGTCCGGCGCGGGCAAGTCGACGCTGGTGAACCTGCTGCTGCGGTTTCACGATCTGGATGGCGGGCGCATCACTATCGACGGGCAGGACATCGCCGGGGTGACGCAGGACAGCCTGCGCGCTGCGATCGGGGTGGTGACGCAGGACACCTCGCTGCTGCACCGCTCGGTGCGTGACAACATCGCCTATGGCCGTCCCGAGGCCGAGCATCACGAGGTCGAGGCCGCAGCCGCCATGGCAGAGGCGCATGCCTTTGTCGGCGGCCTCAGCGATGCGCGGGGCAGGGCAGGCTATGATGCCCATGTGGGCGAGCGCGGGGTCAAGTTGTCGGGCGGTCAGCGCCAGCGGATTGCCATTGCCCGCGTGTTCCTGAAGGACGCCCCGATCCTGGTGCTGGACGAGGCGACGAGCGCCCTGGACAGTGAGGTCGAGGCCGCGATTCAGGCGCAGTTGCAGCGGCTGATGCTGGGCAAGACGGTGATCGCCATCGCCCATCGCCTGTCCACCATCGCCGCCATGGACCGGCTGGTCATCATGGACCGCGGCCGGATCGCCGAGCAGGGGACGCATGACGAATTGCTGGCGCAGGGCGGCATCTATGCGCGCCTCTGGGCGCGGCAGTCGGGCGGTTTCCTCAGCGACGACCGCGAGCAGGCGGGTGCCGCTGCCTCCTAGGTGGTCGGCGCGGTGCTGTCCGAGGGCGCCTGCTGGCCGTTCTTGTGCAACAGCGCGATCAGCGAATCGATCTGGGCCTGCTGACGGGCGATCAGCCCTTCCAACTGGCGCGTCCGCATGTCGTCCATCTTTTCATGCAGGCCCATGATATCCATCTCCGCCTTCAAGTTGACCTCGTAGTCATGGGCGGCGGCGGCACGATCCTTGGCTGCCTGGCGGTTCTGGCTCATCATGATGACCGGCGCCTGGAGCGCGGCCAGCATGGACAGCAGCAGGTTCAGGAAGATGAACGGGTAGGGGTCCAGCGCCCGTGTTTCGAAGGCGAGATTCAGGCCGACCCACGCCACGAGAAAAGCGAGGAACGCCGTGATGAACATCCAGGAGCCGCCGAATCTCGCGACTTGGTCGGCCATCCGCTCGCCAAAGGTGGGCGCGCGCTCGCCCTCGCTCTCGCCCTCGGGCTGGCGGGCGATGGTCTGGCGGCGCAGAAGGTGCTCCACGACCCGGCGTTCGGCAGCGGTCAGATCGCCGTCCTTGCAACTCAACCAACGCAGCGCATCTTGAGGAACGGTCTTTTCAGGCTCGGTAGGCGTGCTGGGGACATCAGTGTCGGTTGGCATGTCACACATCTGGCTTGGGGCGGACAGGGCATTGTGGACCCTCGGGGCTAGCCGTGAAAGCGCCTTGCGTCGCCGCCCAGCCTGCCGTAATCACGCCCTCGGCCTAGGGGTATAGCTCAGTTGGTAGAGCATCGGTCTCCAAAACCGAGGGTCGTGGGTTCGAGTCCCCCTGCCCCTGCCAGCCGCCGCCTTTCCCGCGATCCCGTGACGGGACAAAGGCTTGCCCTGCACGGATGGTCATGCAGCTTTTCCTCCACGTCGGCGCGCACAAGACGGCGACCACTCACCTGCAATCGCGCCTGAACGACGCCCGCCCGCGCCTCTGGCCGCGGCACATTGCCTGCATCTGTCCGCAGCAAACCCGCGAGGCCGAGATCCAGCTGTCGACCATGGCTCAGTTCCCCGGCCGCTGGCCGAAGAAGGAACTTGCCTGGCGCAAGCGACTGGAGCTGATCGAATCCGAAGGCGTGACCCGCTGCGTCATCTCGGACGAGAACCTGATCGGCGAGATCCGGCGCGGCTCGCTCGTCGATGGCGAGGGGACGATCTATCCGCAGGCTGCCAGGCGGCTCGAGTCGCTGCTCGATATCCTGGGGCGGAAGCCGGACCAGATCTTTCTGGGGTTGCGCGAGCCGGCGTCCTTCGTCACCTCGGCCTTTGGCATGTGGATGCGGGCGGGCGAAGGCGTGCTGATCGAGGATTTCCTGGGTGACGCCGACCCCCGCCGTATCCGCTGGGCCGATCTGGCCCGGCGCCTTGGCACGCTGCCGGGCCAGCCGCACCTGACTGTCTGGCGGTTCGAGGATTACCCGCGCATCCGCAACAGGGTGGTCGCCGCCCTGGTGGGCGAGGAAGCCGCGCCCGTCGTCGGCACTTCGCCTCGTCGCCTCGTCGGCTGGTCGCAGGCCGCTTATGACGCCTTTGTGCAGTCAGTGCTGCAGGTCGATGAGTCGGTCCCGCTGTCCACCCTGGCCCAGGCCGCGCTGAAGGCCTTTCCCCGCGGATCCGACGATCCCGCGCTGACCGTGCTGGCGCCCGAGGTGACGGCGCGCTGCGAGGCCGAATATGAGGGCGATGTCGCGGACATGGTCGCGCTGCCGGGCGTGACCCTGATCGACTGACGCTTGATGCGGCGGCCGTGACGCTGTAACCGGACCGCTGCAACCTTGAGGACCGATATGGCCAACCCCGTCCAGTTCATCAGCCAGGTGCGTGCCGAGGCCGCGAAGATCGCGTGGCCGAACCGCCGCGAGGTGGTGACCACGACCATCATGGTCCTGATCATGGCGACCATCACCAGCCTGTTCTTTTTCATGGTGGACCTGCTGATCCGCGGCGGCCTGACCTTCGTGCTGCGCAGCGTCGGCGGCTGAAGCCCGGTGTAGCAGCAGGGTTGCAATCGCGGCGCAAGGGGTCTATTTCCCGGCGACCTGCCCGGCCACGGCGTGCTACCGATTCGGTTCGCGCCGATTTTTATTTTCCGGGCGACATGAATTAGGGGCCGTCTGGCCCGTCGAGGAAACGGACGCAGAACGATATGGCAAAGCGGTGGTATTCGGTCAGCGTGCTGTCCAACTTCGAGAAGAAAGTCGCCGAGGCCATCCGCCAGGCCGCGGCCGAGAAGGGTCTTGAGGACGAGATCGACGAAGTTCTGGTCCCGACCGAGGAAGTGATCGAAATCCGGCGTGGCAAGAAGGTGACCTCCGAGCGTCGCTTCATGCCGGGCTATGTCCTGGTCCACATGGACCTGTCGGACCGTACCTATCACCTGGTGAACTCGATCAACCGCGTGACCGGTTTCCTCGGCGCGCAGGGCAAGCCCTCGCCGATGCGCGACGAGGACATGGCCCCGATCCTGAACCGCACCGGCGAGGGCACCGACGTCCAGCCGCGCAACCTGATCCGGTTCGAGGTCGGCGAGAACGTCAAGGTGACCGACGGCCCGTTCGAGGGCTTCGCCGGCATGGTCGAGGAAGTCGACGACGCCGCCAGCCGCGTGAAGGTCATGGTCTCGATTTTTGGCCGGCCGACGCCGGTCGAACTGGAATTCACCCAGGTCAGCAAGTCGGCCTGAGTGTTCGCGTGGGAGGCGGGCCTGCGGGCGCCGCCGAACCACTAAGTCGGCCCGCATGCGGGCGTGATGAAAAGGAGAAGGCCAGATGGCCAAGAAGGTAGTTGGCAGCCTCAAGCTGCAAGTGAAGGCGGGCCAAGCCAAC
Coding sequences within it:
- a CDS encoding cold-shock protein → MANGTVKWFNATKGFGFIEPEGGKRDVFLHISAVERAGLQPPRDGQAVSYDIEAGRDGRESATNLRYV
- a CDS encoding VOC family protein codes for the protein MIDHIGLTVVDLPAARSFYEKALAPLGITCLMEVTEEMTGGHGAHLGYGEGDNPFFWIGTGRAASHSIHVAFAARDQAGVDAFYAAAIAAGGKDNGAPGLRPQYHPGYYGAFILDPEGNNIEAVFHGAAG
- a CDS encoding cytochrome b/b6 domain-containing protein produces the protein MTNTVRTDRDPAGGALPAGVERLQIWDPALRAVHWALALLVTATWLLAQFGPAKMTLHFWFGYAIIALLAFRLVWGLIGPRHARFSRLIHGPRATLEYIRGFARRVPSYWRGHNPMGGWSVVAMLALLVMQVATGLVSDPDDFINVGPLASEVSRATSRKALSLHHLGGTLILLLVLLHVGMILYYRLWKREDLIRPMITGWKLVRRR
- a CDS encoding DUF533 domain-containing protein gives rise to the protein MSLMKTLARVAAGVILAKGIGGMMQQQARQQTPQGGRPRTTGGGILGDLLGQSQRGGQTASAQGRGGLGDILGQVLGGQPAGGAGTGRRYGGPNTQGASGGLGGMLDQMTRNSGTTRTASTGGGGFGDLLGGLAGGAAAGGLGGVLGDLLGGGNARTTQAGGLARQGAQDRNDASFGEVFNDAMVRQDEPEIAPTPEQNAVAGLMLKAMLQAAKSDGKIDEQEKQRLMGQVGDLGEDEKQFIREQMAAPVDAAALAREVPKGLEEQVYLMSLMAIDFDNEREAQYLHALADAMSLDQQKVNAIHQQVGVQNLYA
- the nusG gene encoding transcription termination/antitermination protein NusG; amino-acid sequence: MAKRWYSVSVLSNFEKKVAEAIRQAAAEKGLEDEIDEVLVPTEEVIEIRRGKKVTSERRFMPGYVLVHMDLSDRTYHLVNSINRVTGFLGAQGKPSPMRDEDMAPILNRTGEGTDVQPRNLIRFEVGENVKVTDGPFEGFAGMVEEVDDAASRVKVMVSIFGRPTPVELEFTQVSKSA
- the tuf gene encoding elongation factor Tu, which produces MAKAKFERNKPHVNIGTIGHVDHGKTTLTAAITKYFGEFRAYDQIDGAPEEKARGITISTAHVEYESPNRHYAHVDCPGHADYVKNMITGAAQMDGAILVVNAADGPMPQTREHILLGRQVGIPYMVVYLNKVDQVDDEELLELVEMEVRELLSSYDYPGDDIPIIKGSALAALEGRDPEIGENSIKALIEAVDSYIPTPERAVDQPFLLPIEDVFSISGRGTVVTGRIERGAVNVGDELEIVGIRDTKKTTCTGVEMFRKLLDRGEAGDNVGALLRGVDRDGVERGQVLCKPGSVKPHTKFEAEAYILTKEEGGRHTPFFANYRPQFYFRTTDVTGTVNLPEGTEMVMPGDNLKFEVELIAPIAMEEKLRFAIREGGRTVGAGVVSKILA
- the secE gene encoding preprotein translocase subunit SecE, with translation MANPVQFISQVRAEAAKIAWPNRREVVTTTIMVLIMATITSLFFFMVDLLIRGGLTFVLRSVGG
- a CDS encoding ABC transporter ATP-binding protein; protein product: MFRWFERRLDPYPADEPSLPPRSLVGFCMHYSRGAWPWLLAMATAAMSFALIEVSLFAYIGRLVDGMEGGDPARFWQIEGRGFVFMAAVVVIGLPLIELFASLIMHQTLIGNFPQRIRWQAHRYLLRQSMSYFQDEFAGRIATKLLQTSLAVREVVMKLMDVAVYVVAYFVGAVVLALSNDWRLAVPFLVWGVLYSTLLFVVIPRLGRVAQQQSDARSVMTGRIVDSYTNITTVKLFSHAQREETYVREGMDGFLQTVYGQMRLVTVLNVSLTVLNAGLWLGVVGIGIRLWTSGQIAAGAVAAAVPLAMRFNGMSQWIMWEMSALFENIGTVRDGIGSLALPRTVVDRPEAVPLVADHGAVAFEGVTFRYDAGEDGPEDARRPAVIDNLTLRVAPGEKIGLVGVSGAGKSTLVNLLLRFHDLDGGRITIDGQDIAGVTQDSLRAAIGVVTQDTSLLHRSVRDNIAYGRPEAEHHEVEAAAAMAEAHAFVGGLSDARGRAGYDAHVGERGVKLSGGQRQRIAIARVFLKDAPILVLDEATSALDSEVEAAIQAQLQRLMLGKTVIAIAHRLSTIAAMDRLVIMDRGRIAEQGTHDELLAQGGIYARLWARQSGGFLSDDREQAGAAAS
- a CDS encoding c-type cytochrome yields the protein MRLSLITAAVLSLTPLAAQAAEDTPEQLALEARHGFMLMLGANMGVLAGTAKGEIPYDEAAVVHAATNIEALTHYDVAMHFIPGTAEGEIDDSEALPKIWTDMAGFADKYKGLVTAAAGAPDAVKGGQEQVAAVVQKLGGACKACHDEYRKD
- a CDS encoding DUF1003 domain-containing protein — translated: MPTDTDVPSTPTEPEKTVPQDALRWLSCKDGDLTAAERRVVEHLLRRQTIARQPEGESEGERAPTFGERMADQVARFGGSWMFITAFLAFLVAWVGLNLAFETRALDPYPFIFLNLLLSMLAALQAPVIMMSQNRQAAKDRAAAAHDYEVNLKAEMDIMGLHEKMDDMRTRQLEGLIARQQAQIDSLIALLHKNGQQAPSDSTAPTT
- a CDS encoding DUF892 family protein, which produces MSDTIKNLEDLYLDGLKDLYSACKQAVPVTEEMAKAAKNPDLQKALTAGVAGTRDGMAAMEKLCKAHGTDAAGEHCKGMEGLVAEARKHGLEAKFADEDTQDAAIIGQYQRMAHYAITGYGTLKAWAKRLGFSDDVKVLDECTASTYEGYETMTKLAVKGGINKAAM